The genomic interval GGTCTGTTGCTATTACTACCGGTCCAGATATACTATATATACTTCCTTTATTTTCCATTTAATCACCAATATCAATGCCCAAAATTTTTTTTGCCAGATCGTATACCGATTCCTCTTCTTTTATTCCTGGCAGGGGAATAAATATTACAAGCGGGCTAATAGACCCTGCGTATAAGTTTATTTCATCGGGGGTCATATACTTTTCAAATGATTGTGAAACCATAATCACA from Ferroplasma acidiphilum carries:
- a CDS encoding V-type ATP synthase subunit F; the encoded protein is MYDLCLIGERELVAGFKLVGINDTFTADPENGKSIVKELFNSKKYNVIMVSQSFEKYMTPDEINLYAGSISPLVIFIPLPGIKEEESVYDLAKKILGIDIGD